The Agromyces mangrovi genome contains a region encoding:
- a CDS encoding ion transporter yields the protein MTWPLLVLGAAFIVAYSVLILDEGDLGPEWRNAMLLTAAVTWVAFGVDYVVRLVVTPMRWRWHFVTHSVIDLLSVLIPLFRAFRVMHLLREIPYFRLKTGNAVRARIVAYMVGYAALFVYFIALATLQAERDAPGATITDFGLAMWWAVVTIATVGYGDTYPVTLGDASTRPGS from the coding sequence ATGACCTGGCCCCTGCTCGTGCTGGGCGCGGCGTTCATCGTCGCGTACTCGGTGCTGATCCTCGACGAGGGCGACCTGGGCCCGGAGTGGCGGAACGCGATGCTACTGACCGCGGCGGTCACCTGGGTGGCGTTCGGCGTCGACTACGTCGTACGCCTCGTCGTCACCCCGATGCGCTGGCGCTGGCACTTCGTCACGCACAGCGTCATCGACCTGCTCTCGGTGCTCATCCCGCTCTTCCGCGCATTCCGCGTCATGCACCTGCTCCGGGAGATCCCGTACTTCCGCCTGAAGACCGGCAACGCCGTGCGCGCCCGGATCGTCGCGTACATGGTGGGGTACGCGGCCCTGTTCGTGTACTTCATCGCGCTGGCGACCCTGCAGGCCGAGCGGGACGCGCCCGGTGCGACGATCACCGACTTCGGACTCGCCATGTGGTGGGCCGTCGTGACCATCGCGACGGTCGGGTACGGGGACACCTACCCGGTCACCTTGGGGGACGCCTCTACGCGACCGGGCTCATGA
- a CDS encoding siderophore-interacting protein has protein sequence MLTSPAVATRVLDDRPAFRAFRASVGAVRRLSPGFLRVTFTGEELAGFGTAGLDQRVKVVLPLPETGYDAFPAGEDWYGEWRMLPERLRNPIRTYTIRAVRQELREVDIDFALHGDGGPASRWARHARVGDPMLLVGPDDLSTGRALGIDWRPGDVDTVLLAGDETAAPAICAILESLPAEARGCALIEVPTPEDALAVETPAGVDVRWLPRAAGAAHGSRLVPSVRDAAARIMISRGGAEVVADVDVDRELLWDVPEGRSLDGGIYAWLAGEASAIKALRRYLVGEAGLDRRRVAFMGYWRLGRAELG, from the coding sequence ATGCTTACCTCACCTGCGGTGGCCACCCGAGTGCTCGACGACCGCCCCGCCTTCCGCGCGTTCCGCGCGAGCGTCGGCGCCGTGCGGCGGCTCTCGCCCGGGTTCCTGCGCGTGACGTTCACGGGTGAGGAGCTCGCCGGGTTCGGCACCGCGGGCCTCGACCAGCGCGTGAAGGTCGTGCTGCCGCTGCCCGAGACGGGCTACGACGCGTTCCCCGCGGGCGAGGACTGGTACGGCGAGTGGCGCATGCTCCCCGAGCGGCTGCGCAACCCGATCCGCACCTACACGATCCGCGCGGTGCGGCAGGAGCTCCGCGAGGTCGACATCGACTTCGCGCTGCACGGCGACGGTGGCCCCGCCTCGCGCTGGGCGCGGCACGCCAGGGTCGGCGACCCCATGCTGCTCGTGGGCCCCGACGACCTGAGCACGGGCCGCGCGCTCGGCATCGACTGGCGTCCGGGCGACGTCGACACCGTGCTGCTCGCGGGCGACGAGACCGCGGCGCCCGCCATCTGCGCGATCCTCGAGTCGCTGCCCGCCGAGGCCCGCGGCTGCGCGCTCATCGAGGTGCCGACCCCCGAGGACGCGCTCGCCGTCGAGACGCCCGCGGGTGTCGACGTGCGCTGGCTCCCGCGCGCCGCGGGTGCGGCGCACGGCTCGCGCCTCGTGCCGTCGGTGCGCGATGCGGCCGCCCGCATCATGATCTCCCGCGGCGGCGCCGAGGTCGTCGCCGACGTGGACGTCGACCGCGAGCTGCTCTGGGACGTGCCCGAGGGACGCAGCCTCGACGGCGGCATCTACGCCTGGCTCGCGGGGGAGGCGTCCGCGATCAAGGCGCTGCGCCGCTACCTGGTGGGCGAGGCCGGCCTCGACCGTCGCCGGGTCGCGTTCATGGGCTACTGGCGGCTCGGCCGCGCCGAGCTGGGCTGA
- a CDS encoding bifunctional o-acetylhomoserine/o-acetylserine sulfhydrylase — translation MSEQPADWRFETKQVHSGAAPDPTTHARATPIYQTTSYVFDSAQHAQNLFALAEFGNIYTRIMNPTQAVVEERVAALEGGTGALLVASGQAAETFAVLNIAQAGDHIVSSSSIYGGTYNLFKYTLAKLGIETTFVENQDDPEEWRRAVRPNTKLFFAETIGNPKINVLDIELVAGVAHEHDLPLIVDNTIATPYLIRPFEHGADIVIHSATKFLGGHGTVVGGIIVDGGSFPWSEHVDRFPGLTEPDPSYHGASYTAAVGDALAFVIKARVQLLRDLGAAISPNNAFQLIQGIETLSLRIERHVQNAQEIAEWLDSHPEVASVSYAGLPSSPWYAAANKYAPKGVGAVLSFELKGGVDAGRTLVDELQLFSHLANIGDVRSLVIHPASTTHSQLTPEQQLTTGVTPGLVRLSVGIENVEDLKADLEAGLAAAKRVTESLRA, via the coding sequence ATGAGCGAGCAGCCCGCGGACTGGCGGTTCGAGACCAAGCAGGTGCACTCGGGCGCGGCGCCCGACCCCACCACCCACGCGCGCGCGACGCCGATCTACCAGACCACGTCGTACGTGTTCGACAGCGCCCAGCACGCGCAGAACCTGTTCGCCCTGGCCGAGTTCGGCAACATCTACACGCGCATCATGAACCCGACCCAGGCCGTCGTCGAGGAGCGCGTCGCCGCGCTCGAAGGGGGCACCGGCGCCCTCCTCGTCGCCTCGGGCCAGGCGGCGGAGACGTTCGCGGTGCTGAACATCGCGCAGGCGGGCGACCACATCGTCTCGTCGAGCTCGATCTACGGCGGCACCTACAACCTGTTCAAGTACACGCTCGCCAAGCTCGGCATCGAGACCACGTTCGTCGAGAACCAGGACGACCCCGAGGAGTGGCGCCGCGCGGTGCGCCCGAACACGAAGCTCTTCTTCGCCGAGACCATCGGCAACCCGAAGATCAACGTGCTCGACATCGAGCTCGTCGCCGGTGTCGCGCACGAGCACGACCTGCCGCTCATCGTCGACAACACGATCGCGACGCCCTACCTCATCCGCCCGTTCGAGCACGGTGCCGACATCGTCATCCACTCGGCGACGAAGTTCCTCGGCGGCCACGGCACGGTCGTCGGCGGCATCATCGTCGACGGCGGGTCGTTCCCGTGGTCGGAGCACGTCGACAGATTCCCCGGCCTGACCGAGCCCGACCCGTCGTACCACGGCGCGAGCTACACCGCCGCGGTCGGCGACGCGCTGGCGTTCGTCATCAAGGCGCGCGTGCAGCTGCTGCGCGACCTCGGCGCGGCCATCTCGCCGAACAACGCGTTCCAGCTCATCCAGGGCATCGAGACGCTGAGCCTGCGCATCGAGCGCCACGTGCAGAACGCCCAGGAGATCGCCGAGTGGCTCGACTCGCACCCCGAGGTGGCCAGCGTCAGCTACGCCGGCCTGCCGTCGAGCCCGTGGTACGCCGCGGCGAACAAGTACGCCCCGAAGGGCGTCGGCGCGGTGCTGTCGTTCGAGCTCAAGGGCGGCGTCGACGCCGGCCGCACGCTCGTCGACGAGCTCCAGCTGTTCAGCCACCTCGCCAACATCGGCGACGTGCGGTCGCTCGTGATCCACCCGGCGTCGACCACGCACTCGCAGCTCACCCCCGAGCAGCAGCTCACGACCGGCGTCACGCCGGGCCTCGTGCGCCTCTCGGTGGGCATCGAGAACGTCGAGGACCTGAAGGCCGACCTCGAGGCGGGCCTCGCCGCGGCGAAGCGCGTCACGGAGTCGCTCCGAGCCTGA
- a CDS encoding acyltransferase family protein, with protein sequence MPAPDPSSPRPADPSPPRPRGKRRVPMWDNARWIAVTLVVVGHGILPLIAEDDAAYSVYLFIYSFHVAVFVVVSGYFTKSGPPNARALRVILTDVVFPYLVFETIWTVIRWFTTGSFSLDYTTASWTLWFLLALAMWRIALPYLVLLRYPLLIAIVISIGAGYTEAIDSTLALTRTFGMLPFFVFGWKLRQWQITDRWLDLRPGVVWRWRAGAIALFAVVLAVMPLAIDTWRDIGLRRFMLYDDSYMAIGYDEPWSGLIRLVLLGSAMLMAVAFLTLMPRGAHWFTPYGQATMTIYLLHSFVLYPIRESDMLAGEQPWWALAVMIVFCVGVSILLSQPLVVRLFRPLVSPRARWLFRPEPQTATGTIVLPDIDDAPRGQGPPART encoded by the coding sequence ATGCCCGCACCCGACCCGTCGTCGCCCCGTCCCGCCGACCCGTCGCCGCCCCGCCCGCGCGGCAAGCGGCGGGTGCCGATGTGGGACAACGCGCGCTGGATCGCGGTCACGCTCGTGGTCGTCGGCCACGGCATCCTGCCGCTCATCGCCGAGGACGACGCCGCGTACAGCGTCTACCTGTTCATCTACTCGTTCCACGTCGCGGTGTTCGTCGTCGTCTCCGGGTACTTCACCAAGTCGGGCCCGCCGAATGCCCGGGCGCTGCGGGTGATCCTCACCGACGTGGTCTTCCCGTACCTCGTCTTCGAGACCATCTGGACCGTGATCCGCTGGTTCACCACCGGATCGTTCTCGCTCGACTACACGACCGCGTCGTGGACGCTGTGGTTCCTGCTCGCGCTCGCGATGTGGCGCATCGCCCTGCCCTACCTGGTGCTGCTGCGCTACCCGCTGCTCATCGCGATCGTCATCTCGATCGGCGCCGGCTACACCGAGGCGATCGACTCCACGCTCGCCCTCACCCGCACCTTCGGCATGCTGCCGTTCTTCGTCTTCGGCTGGAAGCTGCGGCAATGGCAGATCACCGATCGCTGGCTCGACCTGCGGCCCGGCGTGGTCTGGCGCTGGCGCGCCGGCGCGATCGCGCTCTTCGCCGTGGTGCTCGCCGTCATGCCGCTGGCCATCGACACCTGGCGCGACATCGGCCTGCGCCGCTTCATGCTCTACGACGACTCGTACATGGCCATCGGGTACGACGAGCCCTGGTCGGGCCTGATCCGGCTCGTGCTGCTCGGTTCGGCGATGCTCATGGCGGTGGCGTTCCTCACGCTCATGCCGCGCGGCGCGCACTGGTTCACGCCCTACGGGCAGGCGACCATGACGATCTACCTGCTGCACAGCTTCGTGCTCTACCCCATCCGCGAGTCGGACATGCTCGCGGGCGAGCAACCGTGGTGGGCGCTGGCCGTGATGATCGTCTTCTGCGTGGGCGTGTCGATCCTGCTGTCGCAGCCGCTCGTCGTGCGCCTGTTCCGGCCCCTCGTGTCGCCGCGGGCCCGCTGGCTCTTCCGCCCCGAGCCGCAGACCGCGACCGGCACGATCGTGCTGCCCGACATCGACGACGCGCCACGCGGCCAGGGCCCGCCCGCGCGCACCTGA
- a CDS encoding ABC transporter ATP-binding protein, whose protein sequence is MTAVIDTDRLSRRFGDVHAVDDVSISVAEHGIVGLLGRNGAGKTTLMQLLTGQDFPTGGTATVFGERPLENARVLSNVCFVKESQRYPDEFKGRHALKAASLCFPDWDAAFAAELVEEFRVPVDRPIKKMSRGQQSAVGVIVGLASRAPLTFFDEPYLGLDAVARQLFYDRLLADYAEHPRTVVLSTHLIDEVANLLEHVIVIDDGRIVIDEPADELRERGATVIGPAERVEAFVAGREVLHRERLGGTASATIAGRLTPEDRTAARADGLELAPVSLQQLVVRTTGGPALGTEADA, encoded by the coding sequence ATGACCGCAGTCATCGACACCGATCGACTGAGCCGTCGCTTCGGCGACGTGCACGCCGTCGACGACGTGAGCATCTCCGTCGCCGAGCACGGCATCGTCGGCCTCCTCGGCCGCAACGGCGCCGGCAAGACCACCCTCATGCAACTGCTCACCGGCCAGGACTTCCCGACCGGCGGCACCGCGACCGTGTTCGGCGAGCGCCCGCTCGAGAACGCGCGCGTGCTCTCGAACGTCTGCTTCGTGAAGGAGAGCCAGCGCTACCCCGACGAGTTCAAGGGGCGCCACGCGCTGAAGGCCGCGTCGCTGTGCTTCCCCGACTGGGACGCAGCGTTCGCCGCCGAGCTGGTCGAGGAGTTCCGCGTGCCCGTCGACCGGCCGATCAAGAAGATGTCGCGCGGCCAGCAGTCCGCGGTCGGCGTGATCGTCGGGCTCGCATCGCGCGCGCCGCTGACGTTCTTCGACGAGCCGTACCTCGGCCTCGACGCGGTCGCCCGCCAGCTGTTCTACGACCGCCTCCTCGCCGACTACGCCGAGCACCCCCGCACCGTGGTGCTCTCGACCCACCTGATCGACGAGGTCGCCAACCTGCTCGAGCACGTGATCGTGATCGACGACGGGCGCATCGTCATCGACGAGCCGGCCGACGAGCTGCGCGAGCGGGGCGCCACCGTGATCGGCCCCGCAGAGCGGGTCGAGGCGTTCGTCGCCGGCCGCGAGGTGCTGCACCGCGAGCGCCTCGGCGGCACGGCGAGCGCGACGATCGCGGGCCGGCTCACGCCGGAGGACCGCACCGCGGCCCGCGCCGACGGGCTCGAGCTCGCGCCCGTCTCGCTGCAGCAGCTGGTCGTGCGCACGACCGGCGGGCCCGCCCTCGGAACGGAGGCGGACGCATGA
- a CDS encoding uracil-DNA glycosylase — MARTLDELAADGLIDAGWAEALQPVAGRIAAMGDFLRAETAEGRGYLPAGDRVLRAFQRPLDDVRVLIVGQDPYPTPGHPIGLSFAVEEHVRPVPRSLQNIYRELRDDLGVATPEHGDLTAWADSGVMLLNRVLTVRPGTPASHRGKGWEEVTEHAIRTLAARGTPLVAILWGRDAASLAPMLGDVPSIESAHPSPLSASRGFFASRPFSRANALLVEQGGTGVDWALV; from the coding sequence GTGGCGCGCACGCTCGACGAGCTCGCCGCCGACGGGCTGATCGACGCGGGCTGGGCCGAGGCGCTCCAGCCGGTCGCCGGCCGCATCGCCGCGATGGGCGACTTCCTGCGCGCCGAGACCGCCGAGGGCCGCGGCTACCTGCCCGCGGGCGACCGCGTGCTGCGGGCGTTCCAGCGACCGCTCGACGACGTGCGCGTGCTCATCGTCGGCCAGGACCCGTACCCCACCCCGGGGCATCCGATCGGCCTGTCCTTCGCGGTCGAGGAGCACGTGCGACCGGTGCCGCGCAGCCTGCAGAACATCTACCGCGAGCTGCGCGACGACCTCGGCGTCGCGACCCCCGAGCACGGCGACCTGACGGCCTGGGCCGACTCCGGCGTCATGCTCCTGAACCGCGTGCTCACGGTGCGGCCCGGCACGCCCGCGTCGCACCGCGGGAAGGGCTGGGAGGAGGTCACCGAGCACGCGATCCGCACGCTCGCGGCGCGTGGCACTCCACTCGTCGCGATCCTCTGGGGGCGCGATGCGGCGAGCCTCGCGCCCATGCTCGGCGACGTGCCGTCGATCGAGTCCGCCCACCCGAGCCCGCTGTCGGCGTCGCGCGGGTTCTTCGCCTCGCGGCCGTTCAGCCGGGCGAACGCGCTGCTCGTCGAGCAGGGCGGCACGGGCGTCGACTGGGCGCTGGTGTGA
- the metX gene encoding homoserine O-acetyltransferase MetX codes for MDWQTTADVVPSSFVTEAQARSLLGKPPATGAWREGDPVGERSFAAIGALPLESGGELPSVRIAYETWGTLSPERDNAVLVLHALTGDSHVVGAAGPGHASAGWWPDIVGPGKPIDTDRWFVIAPNVLGGCQGSTGPASFAPDGAEWGARFPYLTIRDQVRAQAAFADAIGIDRWAAALGGSMGGMHALEWAIELPERVAAVGVLAAPPVATADQIALNTVQIEAIRTDAQFRAGDYYDADDGDGPTRGLALARRMALLNYRSATELNDRFQRSWQSGRSPMGDGGRFAVESYLDFHGNKFTRRFDANSYIALTEAMNSHDIGRGRGGTARALERVQARALVLGIRSDRYFPLEGQEEIAAGLAGDDTELLVLDSEFGHDAFLIESAAVGRAIRDLLEA; via the coding sequence ATGGACTGGCAGACGACCGCGGACGTGGTGCCCTCAAGCTTCGTCACCGAGGCCCAGGCCCGCTCGCTGCTCGGCAAGCCGCCCGCGACCGGCGCGTGGCGCGAGGGCGACCCCGTCGGCGAGCGGTCGTTCGCCGCGATCGGCGCGCTGCCGCTCGAGTCGGGCGGCGAGCTGCCGTCGGTGCGCATCGCCTACGAGACGTGGGGCACGCTGTCACCCGAGCGCGACAACGCCGTGCTCGTGCTGCATGCGCTCACGGGCGACAGCCACGTGGTCGGCGCCGCCGGTCCGGGCCACGCCAGCGCGGGCTGGTGGCCCGACATCGTGGGTCCGGGCAAGCCGATCGACACCGACCGCTGGTTCGTCATCGCGCCCAACGTGCTCGGCGGCTGCCAGGGCTCGACCGGCCCGGCGTCGTTCGCGCCCGACGGCGCCGAGTGGGGCGCGCGCTTCCCGTACCTGACGATCCGCGACCAGGTGCGCGCCCAGGCGGCCTTCGCCGACGCGATCGGCATCGACCGCTGGGCCGCCGCGCTCGGCGGCTCGATGGGCGGCATGCACGCGCTCGAGTGGGCGATCGAGCTGCCCGAGCGCGTGGCCGCGGTCGGCGTGCTCGCGGCACCGCCGGTCGCGACCGCCGACCAGATCGCGCTGAACACCGTGCAGATCGAGGCGATCCGCACCGACGCGCAGTTCCGGGCCGGCGACTACTACGACGCCGACGACGGCGACGGGCCGACGCGGGGCCTCGCGCTCGCGCGGCGCATGGCGCTGCTCAACTACCGCTCGGCGACCGAGCTGAACGACCGCTTCCAGCGGTCGTGGCAGAGCGGGCGCAGCCCCATGGGCGACGGCGGCCGCTTCGCCGTGGAGTCGTACCTCGACTTCCACGGCAACAAGTTCACCCGCCGGTTCGACGCGAACAGCTACATCGCCCTCACCGAGGCGATGAACTCGCACGACATCGGCCGCGGCCGCGGCGGCACGGCTCGCGCGCTCGAGCGCGTGCAGGCCCGGGCGCTCGTGCTCGGCATCCGCAGCGACCGCTACTTCCCGCTCGAGGGGCAGGAGGAGATCGCGGCCGGCCTCGCCGGCGACGACACCGAGCTCCTGGTGCTCGACTCCGAGTTCGGCCACGACGCGTTCCTGATCGAGTCGGCCGCCGTGGGCCGGGCGATCCGGGACCTGCTCGAGGCCTGA
- a CDS encoding GNAT family N-acetyltransferase, producing MLEEEYQQRRQLPRHLRKPPPREAPFEYTIREARAEDLPAVREIYNYYVTNSTVTFDEDRMTMREWKQKFAYLQKLDMPFIVAQSPSGQLLGYALVSPWKQKRAYRYTVENSIYLGPAATGKGLGKALLGELIDRSKAAGLKEMLAVIADQGAAASIRLHRKFGFREIGRMGRVGFKFDRWLGTVLLQLSLK from the coding sequence ATGCTCGAGGAGGAATACCAGCAGCGCCGCCAGCTGCCGCGGCACCTGCGCAAGCCGCCCCCGCGGGAGGCGCCCTTCGAGTACACGATCCGCGAGGCGCGGGCGGAGGACCTGCCCGCCGTGCGCGAGATCTACAACTACTACGTCACCAACTCCACGGTCACGTTCGACGAGGACCGCATGACGATGCGCGAGTGGAAGCAGAAGTTCGCCTACCTGCAGAAGCTCGACATGCCGTTCATCGTGGCCCAGTCGCCGTCGGGCCAGCTGCTCGGCTACGCGCTCGTCTCACCGTGGAAGCAGAAGCGCGCCTACCGGTACACGGTCGAGAACTCGATCTACCTCGGGCCCGCCGCGACCGGCAAGGGCCTCGGCAAGGCGCTGCTCGGCGAGCTGATCGACCGGTCGAAGGCGGCCGGGCTGAAGGAGATGCTCGCGGTCATCGCCGACCAGGGCGCCGCCGCGTCGATCCGCCTGCACCGGAAGTTCGGCTTCCGCGAGATCGGCCGCATGGGCCGGGTCGGCTTCAAGTTCGACCGCTGGCTCGGCACGGTGCTGCTGCAGCTGTCGCTGAAGTGA
- a CDS encoding phosphoribosyltransferase, translating into MGIDHDAGTDDIRREILEWDDFATASRDLAADVLGSGFRPDVVIAIARGGLLLAGAVAYALGTKNCGSINVEFYTGVDARLPEPIVSGPMLDAPALAGKRVLLVDDVSDSGRTLKKVVGMITDAGADVRTATLYVKSQTVLVPDYTYRATDDWIVFPWSALPPVAAAAAEVAS; encoded by the coding sequence ATGGGAATCGACCACGACGCAGGCACCGACGACATCCGCCGCGAGATCCTCGAGTGGGACGACTTCGCGACCGCCTCCCGCGATCTCGCGGCCGACGTGCTCGGCAGCGGGTTCCGCCCCGACGTGGTGATCGCGATCGCCCGCGGCGGACTGCTGCTGGCCGGGGCGGTCGCCTACGCGCTCGGCACCAAGAACTGCGGCTCGATCAACGTCGAGTTCTACACCGGCGTCGACGCCCGCCTGCCCGAGCCGATCGTGAGCGGGCCCATGCTCGATGCCCCCGCCCTCGCCGGCAAGCGCGTGCTGCTGGTCGACGACGTCTCCGACTCGGGTCGCACCCTGAAGAAGGTCGTCGGCATGATCACGGATGCGGGTGCCGACGTGCGCACCGCGACCCTCTACGTCAAGTCGCAGACCGTGCTCGTGCCCGACTACACGTACCGCGCGACCGACGACTGGATCGTCTTCCCGTGGTCGGCCCTCCCGCCCGTCGCGGCGGCGGCCGCGGAGGTCGCCTCGTGA
- a CDS encoding FecCD family ABC transporter permease translates to MTPTSAVAAASGAGTSGADAPGRAPGRSRRVLAVVVSVAVLVLVIGASLALGVRQIDLGVVWQSLVAPADGDADHRVVLELRVPRTVVGLLAGAALGLAGTLIQGVTRNPIADPGLLGVNSGASLAVVVAIAAFGVVDPLGYIWFAFAGAAAAATIVFAIGHGQPVRLALVGAALTSLLTPLITVVLLRDADTFNQYRFWAVGSLTGRGLDTVQVLWPFLVVGGVLAVLLAHRMNLLALGDDVARGLGQRVGTTRVLSGVAIVLLCGTATALVGPIALVGLVVPHAARRLVGSDYRWIIGISLVLGPALLLAADVIGRLVVSPGELEAGVVAAFIGAPVLIAVARGRRVAGV, encoded by the coding sequence GTGACGCCGACGTCCGCGGTCGCGGCTGCGTCGGGGGCCGGCACGAGCGGTGCGGATGCCCCGGGGCGGGCGCCGGGCCGCAGCAGGCGCGTGCTCGCCGTCGTCGTCTCCGTCGCGGTGCTGGTACTCGTCATCGGTGCGAGCCTCGCACTGGGCGTGCGACAGATCGACCTCGGCGTCGTGTGGCAGTCGCTCGTCGCCCCCGCCGACGGCGATGCCGACCACCGCGTGGTGCTCGAGCTGCGCGTGCCGCGCACCGTGGTGGGCCTGCTCGCGGGCGCCGCGCTCGGCCTCGCGGGCACGCTGATCCAGGGCGTCACGCGCAACCCCATCGCCGACCCCGGCCTGCTGGGCGTGAACTCCGGCGCCTCGCTCGCCGTGGTCGTCGCGATCGCGGCGTTCGGCGTGGTCGATCCGCTCGGCTACATCTGGTTCGCGTTCGCGGGCGCCGCGGCGGCCGCGACGATCGTGTTCGCGATCGGGCACGGCCAGCCCGTACGGCTCGCGCTCGTGGGCGCCGCGCTGACCTCGCTGCTGACGCCGCTCATCACGGTCGTGCTGCTGCGCGACGCCGACACGTTCAACCAGTACCGGTTCTGGGCGGTGGGCTCGCTCACCGGCCGCGGGCTCGACACCGTGCAGGTGCTCTGGCCCTTCCTCGTGGTCGGCGGCGTGCTCGCGGTGCTGCTCGCGCACCGCATGAACCTGCTCGCGCTCGGCGACGACGTGGCGCGCGGGCTGGGCCAGCGGGTCGGCACGACCCGGGTACTCTCGGGCGTCGCGATCGTGCTCCTCTGCGGCACGGCGACCGCGCTCGTCGGTCCGATCGCGCTCGTCGGCCTCGTCGTGCCGCACGCGGCCCGGCGCCTGGTCGGCAGCGACTACCGCTGGATCATCGGCATCTCGCTGGTGCTCGGGCCCGCGCTGCTGCTGGCCGCCGACGTGATCGGCCGGCTCGTGGTGAGCCCAGGCGAACTCGAGGCCGGGGTCGTCGCCGCGTTCATCGGCGCGCCCGTGCTCATCGCGGTCGCGCGCGGGCGTCGCGTGGCGGGGGTGTGA
- a CDS encoding peptidase S51, translating into MSVHLVGGGWTPAHQPDVFRGFIAEAAERAAAEGAPEPVVALLLLDPHGRQENPYLDYYRGAIAAGGGADVRVTGVSEVDGEFAPAALAGAHGVLVGGGPTPGYRRAVEPIAGELRRLVASGSPYLGFSAGAAIAADTALLGGWRIGGVPVCQEDAGEDLDEVTVEPGIGLVDLTVEVHAAQWGTLARLIAATEAGLVPGGVAIDEDTALIVGDTVRVAGGGSVWRVEATDRGVLVTTLGA; encoded by the coding sequence GTGAGCGTGCACCTCGTCGGCGGCGGCTGGACCCCCGCGCACCAGCCGGACGTGTTCCGCGGCTTCATCGCGGAGGCCGCCGAGCGGGCGGCCGCGGAGGGCGCGCCCGAGCCGGTCGTGGCACTGTTGCTGCTCGACCCGCACGGTCGCCAGGAGAACCCGTACCTCGACTACTACCGCGGCGCGATCGCGGCGGGCGGCGGCGCCGACGTGCGCGTGACGGGCGTCTCGGAGGTCGACGGCGAGTTCGCACCGGCCGCGCTCGCGGGCGCGCACGGCGTGCTGGTCGGCGGCGGCCCGACGCCCGGCTACCGCCGTGCGGTCGAGCCGATCGCGGGGGAGCTGCGTCGGCTCGTGGCATCCGGCTCGCCCTACCTCGGCTTCTCGGCGGGCGCGGCGATCGCGGCCGACACCGCGCTCCTCGGCGGCTGGCGCATCGGCGGCGTGCCGGTGTGCCAGGAGGACGCGGGGGAGGACCTCGACGAGGTCACCGTCGAGCCCGGCATCGGCCTGGTCGACCTCACCGTCGAGGTGCACGCCGCGCAGTGGGGCACGCTCGCGCGGCTGATCGCCGCGACCGAGGCAGGCCTGGTGCCCGGCGGCGTCGCGATCGACGAGGACACGGCGCTCATCGTCGGCGACACCGTGCGCGTGGCGGGCGGCGGCAGCGTCTGGCGCGTCGAGGCGACCGACCGCGGGGTGCTCGTCACGACCCTGGGCGCCTGA